One window of Atribacter laminatus genomic DNA carries:
- the gyrA gene encoding DNA gyrase subunit A, which translates to MPEDKGNIIPVDVKDEMKDAYLNYAMSVIVGRALPDARDGLKPVQRRILFAMNEMGIRHNLPYKKSARVVGDVLGKYHPHGDMAIYDTLVRMAQPFTYRYSLVDGHGNFGSIDGDPPAAMRYTEVRMNQIAEEMLLDIEKNTVDFIPNFDESMQEPLVLPANFPQLLANGATGIAVGMATNIPPHNLSELIDATIYLIDNPQSTWKELLEYIPGPDFPTYGLINGTKGIHDYFREGRGKLILRGDARIEDLDRHRKAIIIREIPYQVNKASLVEEIARLIMDKKIADVSEVRDESDRDGIRVVLELKKNATNPSFVLNYLYRHTALQTTFGVILLALINGRPEVMGVPDVLRHFIEYRKEVVIRRSKYELKNAEERLHILEGFLRALDMIDEVIHTIRSSQNVAEAKDRLMQQFQFSDAQAQAILEMRLQRLVALEREKIQEEYRELEKRIASLKDILNHEKSLMNLIKRELLDVKRRFGDARRTRIVDEAEPLDLTDLIAEEDVVITLTRDGYVKRVLLSSYRRQGRGGRGVTGITTKEEDLVSQIAVTTTLHKILFFTSRGRVFQHPAYQLVEMQRQAKGIHLVNLLQLEEGERVINMIPLKDFGEGKYLFFVTTRGIVKKSDLLEFVSITRRGIRAINLDDGDELSTVFVTNGQEKVLIATAKGYGISFSEEEVRSMGRVSRGVKGITLRVKDRVVGASSLNNNLDLLIISSKGMGKRVKMKKFPVHHRGGKGIILMKFGQPENEVIGVQLVSGQEEILISSQNGTLIRINCNEVSVQGRATRGVTLVRLHKGDLISSFALVE; encoded by the coding sequence ATGCCGGAAGATAAAGGAAATATAATTCCTGTAGATGTAAAAGATGAAATGAAGGACGCATATTTAAATTATGCCATGAGTGTTATTGTCGGGAGAGCATTGCCTGATGCTCGGGATGGACTGAAACCCGTGCAACGGCGAATTCTGTTTGCGATGAACGAAATGGGTATCAGGCATAATTTGCCTTACAAAAAAAGCGCGCGTGTTGTTGGAGATGTTCTGGGAAAGTATCATCCTCATGGTGATATGGCCATATATGATACCTTAGTTCGAATGGCGCAACCCTTTACTTATCGCTACTCTTTGGTTGATGGACACGGAAATTTTGGATCTATCGACGGTGATCCACCAGCAGCCATGAGATACACTGAAGTAAGAATGAACCAGATTGCCGAAGAAATGCTCTTGGATATCGAAAAAAATACGGTCGATTTTATACCAAATTTCGATGAATCGATGCAGGAACCATTAGTTTTACCGGCAAACTTTCCACAACTTTTAGCCAATGGCGCAACCGGTATTGCAGTTGGAATGGCGACCAACATTCCGCCTCACAACCTTTCGGAATTAATCGATGCAACTATATATCTTATTGATAATCCGCAATCAACTTGGAAGGAGTTATTGGAATACATTCCAGGACCTGATTTTCCTACATATGGATTAATCAACGGGACAAAGGGAATTCATGATTATTTTCGAGAAGGAAGGGGAAAATTAATCTTACGGGGAGATGCTCGGATTGAAGACTTGGATCGACACCGAAAAGCAATAATTATCCGGGAAATTCCTTACCAAGTCAACAAAGCTTCTCTGGTCGAAGAAATTGCTCGACTCATTATGGACAAAAAAATTGCTGATGTTAGCGAAGTTCGTGATGAATCAGACCGAGATGGAATTAGGGTGGTTTTAGAGCTGAAAAAAAATGCTACGAATCCAAGCTTTGTTTTGAATTATCTTTATCGTCATACCGCTCTTCAAACTACCTTTGGTGTTATTCTTTTAGCGCTGATCAACGGACGACCGGAGGTAATGGGTGTTCCTGACGTGCTTCGCCATTTTATTGAATATCGTAAAGAAGTAGTGATCCGGCGCAGTAAATATGAATTAAAAAACGCCGAAGAAAGATTGCACATTTTGGAAGGTTTCCTTCGGGCATTAGACATGATTGACGAGGTAATTCATACTATTCGGTCATCTCAAAACGTAGCTGAAGCAAAAGATCGTTTAATGCAGCAGTTCCAGTTCTCAGATGCCCAGGCTCAAGCAATTTTAGAAATGAGGCTGCAGAGGTTGGTGGCCTTGGAAAGGGAAAAAATCCAAGAGGAATATCGAGAATTAGAAAAAAGAATTGCTTCTTTGAAGGATATATTAAACCACGAAAAGAGTTTAATGAACTTAATTAAAAGAGAGCTTTTAGATGTAAAAAGAAGATTTGGCGATGCTCGTCGAACCCGTATTGTTGATGAAGCGGAGCCTCTTGATTTAACCGACCTCATTGCCGAAGAGGACGTTGTTATTACCCTTACTCGGGATGGTTATGTCAAAAGAGTTCTCCTGTCTTCCTATCGACGCCAAGGACGAGGTGGTCGAGGAGTAACGGGCATTACTACTAAAGAAGAAGATTTGGTTAGTCAAATTGCGGTTACGACGACTCTTCATAAAATTCTATTTTTTACCAGCCGAGGACGAGTATTCCAACATCCCGCTTACCAACTGGTTGAAATGCAGCGCCAAGCCAAGGGAATTCATTTAGTAAATCTACTCCAACTCGAAGAGGGAGAGCGGGTGATTAATATGATACCCCTTAAGGATTTTGGCGAAGGGAAGTACTTATTTTTTGTTACAACGCGGGGCATCGTTAAAAAAAGCGATCTTCTCGAGTTTGTTTCTATTACCAGACGAGGCATAAGAGCAATTAATCTCGATGATGGAGACGAGCTCTCGACAGTGTTTGTAACCAATGGACAGGAAAAAGTTCTGATCGCCACAGCAAAGGGTTATGGAATTTCCTTTTCTGAAGAGGAAGTTCGCTCAATGGGGAGAGTTAGTCGAGGTGTGAAGGGGATAACGCTTCGAGTGAAAGACCGGGTTGTCGGTGCTTCATCCCTCAACAATAATTTAGATCTTTTGATTATTTCCTCTAAGGGTATGGGTAAGCGAGTAAAAATGAAGAAATTTCCTGTTCACCATCGAGGTGGGAAGGGCATTATCTTAATGAAATTTGGCCAACCAGAAAACGAAGTTATTGGAGTTCAGCTCGTTTCTGGACAGGAAGAGATATTGATATCATCGCAAAATGGTACCCTAATTCGGATCAATTGTAATGAAGTTTCAGTTCAAGGACGTGCAACCCGGGGTGTAACCTTGGTAAGATTACACAAAGGTGATTTAATCTCCTCATTTGCACTGGTTGAATGA
- the recF gene encoding DNA replication/repair protein RecF (All proteins in this family for which functions are known are DNA-binding proteins that assist the filamentation of RecA onto DNA for the initiation of recombination or recombinational repair.) produces MLIQELKCINWRNLEKLNLSFSNHLVILQGKNAQGKTNLLEAIYFLSRGRSFRRAKDQEMITWGESYSYLGAKIDENGNYFWKEVSIQPGQKKEWKLNGHPGSGKKGIWLVGYFPNDHEIVEGPPQSRREYIDEAIGFIYSAHAALVSQYEGLLSRRNYLLREHANEDLIETYTEKLIHVGKKIIQGRLEYLRLYTPLVKEFYARLGINNQMLSLRYQPFGYHLNKEGIIHLEKGFEKVKEEEREREITIIGPHRDEIVFEKNGKEFRTFGSQGEKKSLTLSVKLAEMSVIQLIKKSKVIMVFDDVFSELDQHHQDLLLEEILNQGQVFISTTRENDEWARKRRNRVTVLNVEKGKILMGKGNE; encoded by the coding sequence ATGTTGATTCAAGAATTAAAATGTATTAATTGGAGAAATCTTGAAAAATTAAACCTGAGTTTCTCCAACCATTTAGTCATTTTACAGGGAAAAAATGCCCAAGGAAAAACCAACCTACTAGAAGCTATATATTTTTTATCAAGAGGGCGTTCGTTTAGAAGAGCCAAAGACCAGGAAATGATTACCTGGGGAGAAAGTTATAGTTACCTAGGTGCAAAGATTGATGAGAACGGAAATTACTTCTGGAAGGAAGTGTCAATACAGCCAGGTCAAAAAAAAGAGTGGAAATTAAATGGTCATCCTGGATCGGGGAAAAAAGGGATATGGTTGGTTGGGTATTTCCCTAACGATCATGAAATAGTAGAAGGACCACCCCAAAGTAGGAGAGAATACATAGATGAAGCGATAGGATTTATATATTCTGCTCATGCTGCTTTGGTAAGCCAGTATGAAGGATTGCTATCGCGTAGAAATTATTTACTCCGAGAACATGCAAATGAAGACCTTATAGAGACCTATACGGAAAAACTCATTCATGTTGGAAAAAAAATTATTCAGGGGAGGCTCGAATATTTAAGGCTCTATACCCCTTTAGTAAAAGAGTTTTATGCTCGGTTGGGTATAAATAATCAAATGCTTTCACTAAGGTATCAACCGTTTGGTTATCATTTGAATAAAGAGGGCATTATTCATTTGGAAAAAGGCTTCGAAAAGGTTAAAGAAGAAGAAAGAGAAAGAGAGATTACCATAATTGGACCACACCGCGATGAAATTGTTTTTGAGAAGAATGGGAAGGAGTTTCGAACCTTTGGATCCCAAGGAGAGAAAAAATCACTCACTTTATCAGTTAAATTAGCAGAGATGTCTGTGATACAATTGATCAAGAAAAGTAAAGTAATTATGGTTTTTGACGATGTTTTTTCAGAGCTTGATCAGCACCATCAAGACTTATTGTTAGAAGAAATTTTAAACCAGGGGCAAGTGTTCATATCCACGACTCGCGAAAACGATGAATGGGCGAGAAAGCGAAGAAACCGAGTGACAGTTTTAAATGTTGAAAAAGGAAAAATACTTATGGGGAAAGGCAATGAATGA
- the gyrB gene encoding DNA topoisomerase (ATP-hydrolyzing) subunit B — MRKNDIKNYGAEQIQVLEGLEAVRKRPSMYIGNTSIEGLHHLVFEVVDNSVDEALMGYCDEIKVTIQNDGSVMVQDNGRGIPVGVHQKVGRSAVEVVLTKLHAGGKFDRYSYKISGGLHGVGVSVVNALSEWLEVEIHQNQKIWRQRYERGKPINDLVDAGFTNHTGTVIRFIPDSEIFPDRNFHFDILAQRLKELAFLNEGLKICLKDERNEKEKEYCYHGGIKSLVSYLNRGKNVVHNEPIFLKGEKDEVKVEVAFQYNDSYLENLISFTNNINTIEGGSHVNGFKLAISKSFSEYIERYQLIKDKEEMPTGNDIREGLCAVISVLVPEPQFEGQTKTKLGNTEVKGIVEEITHDYLSSFLEENPDVAKAICEKIVQAARAREAARKARELARKKNSIDSSSLPGKLADCSSRDPEESELFIVEGDSAGGSAKQGRDRRFQAILPLRGKILNVEKANLHKILSNAEIRNIVAALGCGIGFDFIIDKLRYYKVIIMTDADVDGAHIRTLLLTFFYRYMKPLIENGKIYIALPPLYRIRSNKQEAYAYSDNELERILKDFKNKKYTIQRYKGLGEMNPEQLWETAMDPKTRTLKQVSIEDAIEAEEIFSVLMGDAVDPRREFIREHAHEVVNIDI, encoded by the coding sequence ATAAGAAAAAATGATATAAAAAATTACGGAGCAGAGCAGATACAGGTTTTAGAGGGATTAGAGGCAGTTAGAAAACGCCCATCAATGTATATCGGGAATACATCAATTGAAGGTCTCCATCATCTTGTGTTTGAAGTTGTAGATAATAGTGTTGATGAAGCGCTTATGGGATATTGTGACGAAATAAAAGTCACTATTCAAAATGATGGCAGTGTAATGGTACAAGACAATGGAAGGGGAATTCCAGTTGGTGTTCATCAAAAAGTTGGCCGCTCAGCAGTGGAAGTAGTCCTCACCAAACTCCATGCCGGAGGGAAGTTTGACCGATACTCTTATAAAATATCCGGGGGTCTCCATGGGGTAGGAGTTTCAGTTGTAAATGCATTATCTGAGTGGTTAGAAGTTGAAATTCACCAAAACCAAAAAATTTGGCGGCAAAGGTATGAGCGGGGTAAGCCGATAAATGATTTGGTAGATGCCGGTTTTACCAACCACACCGGAACAGTAATTCGTTTTATTCCAGATTCCGAAATATTCCCAGATCGCAACTTTCATTTTGATATTTTAGCGCAAAGATTAAAAGAACTCGCGTTTCTTAATGAAGGTCTAAAAATTTGTTTAAAGGACGAACGCAACGAAAAAGAAAAAGAATACTGTTACCACGGAGGAATAAAATCCCTAGTTAGCTATTTAAACCGAGGTAAAAATGTTGTTCACAACGAACCGATTTTTCTTAAAGGGGAAAAGGATGAGGTAAAAGTTGAGGTTGCTTTTCAATATAACGATAGTTACCTAGAAAACCTCATTTCTTTTACCAATAATATCAACACTATTGAAGGTGGTAGTCATGTTAATGGTTTTAAGCTGGCAATAAGCAAATCATTCTCAGAATACATTGAACGCTATCAACTTATAAAAGATAAAGAAGAGATGCCGACCGGAAACGACATTCGAGAGGGGCTATGTGCAGTAATTAGTGTCCTTGTTCCTGAACCACAGTTTGAAGGACAGACTAAAACCAAGCTTGGAAACACAGAAGTCAAAGGCATTGTGGAGGAAATAACTCACGATTATCTTTCTTCCTTTTTAGAAGAAAACCCTGATGTGGCCAAAGCTATTTGCGAAAAAATAGTTCAAGCGGCGAGAGCACGTGAAGCAGCTCGTAAAGCTCGTGAATTAGCTCGAAAAAAGAATAGCATCGATTCATCAAGTCTCCCAGGGAAATTAGCCGATTGTTCTAGCCGGGATCCCGAAGAATCGGAATTATTTATAGTTGAGGGAGACTCTGCAGGAGGTTCAGCAAAGCAGGGTAGAGACCGTCGTTTTCAGGCAATTCTACCCTTGAGAGGGAAAATTCTCAACGTCGAGAAAGCAAACCTTCATAAAATTCTTTCCAACGCTGAAATTCGTAACATTGTTGCTGCTTTAGGATGTGGGATAGGATTTGACTTTATTATTGACAAATTACGTTACTATAAAGTGATAATAATGACCGATGCCGATGTGGATGGTGCCCATATACGAACTTTATTATTAACCTTTTTTTACCGATATATGAAGCCACTCATAGAAAACGGAAAAATTTACATTGCCCTTCCACCGCTTTATCGAATAAGGAGCAACAAACAAGAGGCTTATGCATATAGTGATAATGAATTGGAAAGAATTTTAAAAGACTTTAAAAATAAAAAATACACAATTCAACGGTATAAGGGCTTAGGAGAGATGAACCCAGAACAGCTATGGGAGACGGCGATGGATCCCAAAACTAGGACTCTCAAGCAGGTTTCTATTGAGGATGCCATTGAAGCCGAGGAAATATTTAGTGTCTTAATGGGAGATGCTGTCGATCCACGTCGTGAGTTTATCCGTGAACATGCTCATGAAGTAGTAAACATAGATATTTAA
- a CDS encoding DciA family protein, with translation MNDKVVRCFWGKPTLIGEILEDYLEKEGLVEPIKNQQLIGLFGEFFPNLKDFCQCEGYRNNVLFLSITDPIFNHEVQKFIPDICRIYQEKGLMVKKVKIRGIRKK, from the coding sequence ATGAATGACAAGGTGGTTCGTTGTTTTTGGGGAAAACCAACTTTAATTGGTGAGATACTAGAAGATTATTTAGAGAAAGAAGGCTTAGTTGAGCCAATTAAAAATCAACAGCTTATTGGGTTGTTTGGAGAATTCTTTCCCAATTTGAAAGATTTTTGTCAGTGTGAAGGATATCGTAATAATGTCTTATTTTTAAGCATAACCGATCCAATATTTAATCATGAAGTGCAAAAATTCATACCAGACATTTGCAGAATATATCAAGAGAAAGGGTTAATGGTAAAGAAAGTAAAAATCCGTGGGATAAGGAAAAAATAG
- the dnaA gene encoding chromosomal replication initiator protein DnaA — protein sequence MNDVSSTLDGLWIKTISFLEKQLSVPEYAAWIETIHPISFSDNELILGVPSSLAREKVEQKYLDLLRTTFSKTVGKDASDLKVILSVDSNSTISLSPSPILIPQSNDWEKPNLNPRYSFSSFVVGNSNKFAHAAAVAVAESPAKSYNPLFIYGGVGLGKTHLMHAIGHQVLKKNQSARIVYSSSEKFTNELINSIRDDKTEDFRQKYRNVDVLLIDDIQFLAGKERTQEEFFHTFNSLHDALKQIVLTSDRPPKEIPTLEDRLRSRFEWGLLADIQPPDLETRIAILRKKAETEHIDIPDEVILFIADRIPSNIRELEGALVRIKAYCTLNQISPNPEIAEEILKDILPKTVTKKISVSTIQRVVSEHYSIKPGLMRAKKRTREVAFPRQVAMYITRSLTNYSLPAIGEEFGGRDHTTVLHAYEKIKTDLENNPQLSQEISGIIEKIQREGS from the coding sequence ATGAATGATGTATCAAGCACATTAGATGGGTTGTGGATAAAAACCATCTCTTTTTTAGAGAAACAATTATCGGTTCCAGAATATGCGGCCTGGATTGAAACAATTCATCCTATTTCCTTTAGTGACAACGAATTAATTCTTGGAGTTCCTTCCAGTTTGGCACGGGAGAAGGTTGAACAAAAATACCTGGATTTGCTTCGCACTACTTTCTCAAAAACTGTTGGGAAAGATGCTTCTGATTTAAAAGTTATTCTATCCGTGGATTCGAATTCAACGATTTCTCTAAGTCCTTCTCCTATTCTTATTCCTCAATCTAATGATTGGGAAAAACCCAACCTAAATCCTCGTTACAGTTTTTCCTCTTTCGTTGTCGGTAACAGCAATAAGTTTGCCCACGCAGCAGCAGTAGCCGTTGCAGAAAGCCCGGCTAAGTCATATAATCCCCTTTTCATCTATGGAGGGGTCGGTTTGGGGAAAACACATTTGATGCATGCTATTGGGCACCAAGTGTTAAAAAAAAATCAGTCGGCTCGCATCGTTTACTCTTCCTCCGAAAAGTTCACCAATGAGCTGATCAATTCCATAAGAGATGATAAGACTGAGGATTTTCGTCAAAAATACCGCAATGTTGATGTTCTTCTTATTGATGATATTCAGTTTTTAGCTGGAAAAGAGAGAACTCAAGAAGAATTTTTTCATACTTTTAACTCCCTTCATGATGCTTTAAAACAAATTGTTCTCACCAGTGACCGCCCACCTAAGGAAATCCCTACCCTTGAAGACCGCTTGCGTTCTCGCTTTGAATGGGGATTGTTGGCTGATATCCAACCACCAGACTTGGAGACCCGCATTGCTATACTTAGAAAAAAGGCGGAAACTGAACACATTGATATTCCTGATGAAGTTATTCTCTTCATCGCTGACCGTATTCCTTCGAATATTAGAGAATTGGAAGGCGCTCTCGTTCGTATAAAAGCATACTGCACCTTAAATCAAATTAGCCCCAATCCTGAGATTGCTGAGGAAATCTTGAAAGACATCTTACCCAAAACTGTAACAAAGAAAATTAGCGTGAGCACTATCCAAAGAGTCGTATCAGAACATTATTCAATAAAACCAGGATTAATGCGTGCCAAGAAGAGAACCAGAGAGGTTGCGTTCCCCAGGCAAGTGGCCATGTACATTACACGTTCCCTTACTAATTATTCTCTTCCTGCTATAGGAGAAGAGTTTGGTGGAAGAGATCATACAACTGTTCTCCACGCTTATGAAAAGATTAAAACCGACCTTGAAAATAATCCACAGCTTTCTCAAGAAATTAGTGGAATCATAGAAAAAATCCAGAGGGAAGGAAGTTAA
- a CDS encoding carbohydrate ABC transporter permease — translation MKTHWSGHVITAIQVLLLLVFVLFPFSVMLSVSLKAPDEQFTSPPYLIPKRPTGDNYLHVFGRGSMFVRYFINSFTVALGTTVVVIFVALFSSYGYARLQFPGKKFFFNLLLLSQLFPLAAIIVPLYRIMGQAGLIDTFASLIIGYLAFSVPVGVWLLRGFFVGIPKELEEAAQIDGCSQLQAFWKIVVPLVRPGIGATAAYILFLTWQEFMFALTFITSQDKRTLPVGIFDFVGQYETNWGNLMAASVLICIPVFILFLFVQKQLVGGLTQGAVKG, via the coding sequence ATGAAAACTCATTGGAGCGGACATGTTATTACTGCTATTCAGGTGCTTCTCCTTTTAGTTTTCGTTCTTTTCCCCTTTTCAGTCATGCTTTCCGTGTCTCTTAAGGCACCTGACGAACAATTTACGTCTCCACCCTATTTAATCCCAAAACGTCCTACTGGAGATAACTACCTTCATGTTTTCGGAAGGGGATCGATGTTTGTTCGTTATTTTATAAATAGTTTTACGGTTGCCTTGGGTACAACTGTTGTTGTTATTTTCGTAGCTCTTTTTTCTTCTTATGGATATGCTCGACTACAATTCCCAGGAAAAAAGTTTTTCTTTAACTTGCTCCTTCTTAGCCAACTGTTTCCTCTTGCTGCCATCATTGTTCCTCTTTACCGAATCATGGGTCAGGCTGGCCTTATTGATACCTTTGCGTCGCTTATTATTGGATATCTTGCCTTTTCGGTACCAGTTGGAGTTTGGCTATTAAGAGGGTTTTTTGTTGGCATTCCAAAAGAGCTGGAGGAAGCCGCCCAGATCGACGGTTGTTCTCAACTACAAGCCTTTTGGAAGATAGTCGTCCCTTTGGTGCGTCCAGGTATTGGTGCAACGGCTGCCTATATTCTTTTTCTCACTTGGCAGGAGTTCATGTTTGCTCTCACATTCATAACCAGCCAAGACAAAAGAACACTTCCTGTCGGTATATTTGACTTTGTTGGTCAATATGAAACCAATTGGGGTAACTTAATGGCTGCCTCGGTTCTCATCTGTATTCCGGTATTCATTCTCTTTCTCTTTGTACAAAAACAATTGGTCGGAGGTCTCACTCAAGGAGCGGTGAAAGGATAA
- a CDS encoding carbohydrate ABC transporter permease, whose amino-acid sequence MKKDWLTGYFFTLPSIILLVILVIYPLFLTLNYSLSDMSLTSSRYLGWTAYNKLFGNKMLPLVFKNSIIWTVLVVFFQLLLGLGSAIVLNKPFWGRSLVRGIMILPWVMPGVVAGMVWRLIYDPQLGLLNHYLKSLGLIDQYLTWLSVPGSAIYAVIFSAIWKGFPFSMLMYLAGLQGVSTELYEAANIDGAGKWKQFRYVTLPSMQPIITITFLLTFIWTFNYFELIYVMTGGGPAESTHIFPTYVYDLAFKRFRFGDASRFAIFDFLFLLIFSLFYVWLSQRQKGAEQ is encoded by the coding sequence ATGAAAAAAGACTGGCTTACTGGGTATTTTTTCACCCTGCCATCAATAATTTTATTAGTAATCCTGGTTATTTATCCCTTATTTCTCACCCTAAATTATAGCTTAAGCGATATGTCACTAACCTCTTCTCGTTATCTCGGCTGGACTGCCTATAACAAACTCTTTGGCAATAAAATGTTGCCGTTGGTTTTTAAAAATTCGATTATCTGGACGGTTCTGGTGGTTTTTTTCCAGCTTCTTTTGGGATTGGGATCGGCAATAGTTTTAAATAAGCCTTTTTGGGGTCGTTCTCTGGTACGTGGTATTATGATTCTCCCCTGGGTTATGCCCGGCGTGGTTGCTGGTATGGTTTGGAGGTTAATCTACGATCCTCAGCTTGGTCTTCTTAATCATTATTTGAAAAGCCTTGGGCTTATAGATCAATATTTAACATGGCTGAGTGTTCCAGGTTCAGCAATATATGCTGTGATATTTTCTGCAATCTGGAAGGGTTTTCCTTTTTCTATGCTTATGTATTTAGCTGGGTTACAAGGAGTGTCTACCGAGCTGTATGAGGCTGCCAATATTGATGGCGCTGGGAAGTGGAAACAATTTCGCTATGTCACTCTTCCCTCCATGCAACCAATCATCACCATCACTTTCTTGCTTACCTTTATTTGGACATTTAATTATTTCGAATTAATTTATGTAATGACCGGTGGTGGACCAGCTGAAAGTACCCATATTTTCCCCACCTATGTCTATGATTTAGCTTTCAAGAGATTTCGTTTCGGTGATGCTTCAAGGTTCGCGATTTTTGATTTTTTATTCCTTCTGATATTTAGCCTCTTTTATGTTTGGCTTAGCCAGCGTCAGAAAGGAGCAGAACAATGA
- the dnaN gene encoding DNA polymerase III subunit beta: MKATVKLRDLKKAIDHVSVCVPSRSSIPVLTGLLIEAENKETIKMLSNDMEMGIIAKCQANVEESTSVVLPGKLLIGITRGMVGETVTINSLSDSMVTELRCGKSIFKLTGYPPENFPVFPPFQKDKYFTVKSEQLRIGYNKTAFATSNDETRGPLTGVLLEGKESFLYLAATDGHRLSLHKIEKINDQVGEKIRFIVPSKVAAAIIRAMVGERVNVIPGQGEIMFDMDSVIIYSRLIEGEFPEYESVLPTDFTTTATVNRKELFEGIERVALVTTPEEETIYLQFSDGKLIMTCESQGMGTAREEMEVTIEGQAVNIAFNSRFLTECIRVAPWENISLGINGEVAPVLIFGDNDEFRHLIMPLKVREEV; encoded by the coding sequence ATGAAAGCTACAGTTAAATTAAGAGACTTAAAAAAAGCGATTGATCATGTTTCTGTTTGTGTTCCCTCTCGAAGCTCAATTCCTGTTTTGACAGGATTATTGATTGAAGCTGAAAATAAAGAAACAATTAAAATGCTATCAAATGATATGGAAATGGGTATAATTGCCAAATGCCAGGCAAACGTTGAAGAAAGTACCAGTGTTGTGCTTCCTGGAAAATTGTTGATTGGAATAACGAGAGGAATGGTAGGAGAAACGGTAACCATTAATTCATTGTCAGATAGTATGGTGACTGAGTTAAGGTGTGGAAAGAGTATTTTTAAGTTAACTGGTTACCCTCCAGAGAATTTTCCAGTATTTCCTCCTTTTCAAAAAGATAAATATTTTACGGTTAAGAGTGAGCAGCTGCGAATTGGTTATAACAAAACTGCTTTTGCTACTTCTAATGATGAAACCCGAGGTCCACTTACCGGTGTTCTTTTAGAAGGAAAGGAATCGTTTTTGTATCTGGCAGCAACCGATGGTCATAGGTTGAGTTTACACAAAATTGAAAAGATAAACGATCAAGTGGGAGAAAAAATACGTTTTATTGTTCCTTCGAAAGTAGCAGCGGCAATTATAAGAGCGATGGTAGGAGAAAGAGTAAATGTTATTCCTGGTCAAGGGGAAATTATGTTCGATATGGACTCAGTGATAATATACAGCCGACTTATAGAAGGGGAATTTCCCGAGTATGAATCAGTTTTGCCAACTGATTTTACAACAACTGCAACTGTGAATCGTAAAGAATTATTTGAGGGTATTGAGAGAGTAGCGCTAGTTACAACACCCGAAGAGGAAACTATCTACTTGCAATTTAGTGACGGGAAATTGATCATGACCTGTGAGAGTCAGGGGATGGGGACAGCAAGAGAAGAAATGGAAGTTACCATAGAGGGGCAAGCTGTTAACATAGCATTTAATTCGCGGTTTTTGACCGAATGTATTCGAGTAGCGCCATGGGAAAATATTTCTCTTGGCATTAACGGCGAAGTGGCGCCGGTTTTGATATTCGGTGATAATGATGAATTTCGACATTTAATCATGCCTCTAAAGGTTCGAGAAGAAGTTTAG